A stretch of DNA from Actinomycetota bacterium:
GGCCCGCATGGCGGCCGTGGCGGCCACCTGCTCGCGCCGCTCGAACCGCGCCAGCGCCTCCGGGGACAGGGAGGTCGGGAACTCGATCAGCAGCGCGCCGGGGAGACTGTGGGTCTTGACCGGGAAGCCGGAGTCGCGGAAGACCCTGACCATCTGATGGTTCTCGGGCAGCACCTCGGCGTCGAGGATCTGGACCCCGAGCTGGTTGGCCGCCTCGGCGAGCTGGCCGAGCAGGATGGTGCCGAGCCCCTTGCCCTGCATGGCGTCGGCGATCTCCATGGCCACCTCCGCCCGTTCCGGGTGGTCAGGCTGGCGCTCGAATCCGGCATGGCCGACGACCCGGCCGTCGCCACCGCTGATGGCGACCAGCCCGTAGCGCCGCTCGTAGTCGACCTCGGTCGCCCACTGGATGGCCTTGTCGAGGTTGGGGAAGCCGGAGAAGAACCGGAGCCAGCGGCTGCGGTCGGACAGCCCCTTGAGCAGCCGCTCGATCTCGGACGCGTCGGCGAGCCTGGCCGGCCGCACGTGGACCGTCGAGCCGTCCCGCAGGACGACGTCGGCCTCCCGGTGACCGGGATAGGTGGTCACGGCCATCACTCCTCGTCCAACCGGACCTCGAGGACTCCGGGCACCCCGCGGGCCAGTAGCGTGGCCAGCTGGCGATCGACCGGGTCGGGAGGGCCGGTGAGGTCGACGACCCCGTCCCGGACCGTCACCCGGTAGCGGCTTGGCGCGCCCAGTTCGGCCGCCAGCAGCGCCTCCAGGTCACGGGTGATCTCCTCGTCGCTGCGGGCCAGCACCTCCAGCAGGTCCTGCCGGGCCACGATGCCAACGACCCGGCGGCCCCGGAGGACCGGGATCGACTTGATGCGCCGTTCCAGCATGAGCCGGCCGGCGTCGGCGACATCGGCCTCCTCGGGCAGCGTCACGACGTCCCTGGTCATCGCCTCGGACGCGATCCGGGAGGTCGCCGGTGCGGCGGGGAGTGGCGCGAGATGGGCCCGCGGGTCGGGAGCCAGCTCCAGTGGGATCAGATCGGCCTCGGACAGGA
This window harbors:
- a CDS encoding GNAT family N-acetyltransferase, which translates into the protein MTTYPGHREADVVLRDGSTVHVRPARLADASEIERLLKGLSDRSRWLRFFSGFPNLDKAIQWATEVDYERRYGLVAISGGDGRVVGHAGFERQPDHPERAEVAMEIADAMQGKGLGTILLGQLAEAANQLGVQILDAEVLPENHQMVRVFRDSGFPVKTHSLPGALLIEFPTSLSPEALARFERREQVAATAAMRA
- a CDS encoding CBS domain-containing protein, which produces MRVRDVMSSPVVTVPPDMPLKEVAKLLVTRGVSAVPVVDRGELAGILSEADLIPLELAPDPRAHLAPLPAAPATSRIASEAMTRDVVTLPEEADVADAGRLMLERRIKSIPVLRGRRVVGIVARQDLLEVLARSDEEITRDLEALLAAELGAPSRYRVTVRDGVVDLTGPPDPVDRQLATLLARGVPGVLEVRLDEE